In Nitrospira sp., the DNA window CCTCGCCTTTGGCATGGTCCAGTTCATAGGAGCCCGGCGTCGCCGACACATAGATCACCGGCTTCACCATTCGCTCAAACTCGACGAACTTCAGTGGGCGATTATCAACGGCCGATGGCAGACGAAAGCCGTAATCCACCAGCGTGCGCTTTCGCGAAAAGTCCCCCTCGTACATGCCGCCGATCTGCGGCACTGTCGCGTGCGACTCATCGATGATTAAGAGAAAATCTTTGGGAAAATAGTCAATCAGCGTCGGCGGAGGCTCACCCGGCGCGCGCCCGCTCAAGTGGCGCGAATAGTTTTCGATTCCGTGGCAATACCCCATGGCACGAATCATCTCGAGGTCGAACTTGGTCCGCTGCTCGATCCGCTGGGCCTCCAGTAACTGACCGTTCTTCTTCAACGCCGCCACCCGCGCGTCCAACTCCTCCTCAATGCCCGTAATGGCTCGCTCATACCGATCGGGCGCAATGAGATAGTGGGTATTCGGATAGATCGCAATCTTCGGCAACTTGCCCAACGACTTGCCGGTCAATGGATCGATCTCATGGATCGCATCGACGACGTCGCCGAAGAGTTCGATACGCACCGACTTGGCTTCCGAGGAGGCCGGGAAAATCTCGATGACATCGCCGCGCGCGCGAAAGGTCCCGCGGTGGAAATCGACATCGTTCCGCGCATACTGAATCTCCACCAGCTTGGCGAGAATCTTTTCACGCCGCGTCTCCATGCCTTCCTCAAGGTAGACCAGCATGTCATGGTAGACCTCCGGCGATCCGAGGCCATAGATGCAGGACACCGACGACACGATCAAGACGTCGTTCCGCTGCAACAGCGACGTCGTCGCCGCGTGGCGCATTTGATCGATCGCGTCGTTGATCGACGCATCTTTCGCAATGTAGGTGTCGCTCTGTGGGATATAGGCTTCCGGCTGGTAGTAATCGTAATAACTGATGAAGTACTCGACGGCGTTGTGCGGAAAGAACTGCTTGAACTCTTGGTAGAGCTGCCCTGCCAACGTCTTATTGTGCACCAGCACCAGTGTGGGCTTCTGGAGGCGCTCGATGACGTTGGCCATCGTGAACGTCT includes these proteins:
- the uvrB gene encoding excinuclease ABC subunit UvrB encodes the protein MMPSFKLEAPFKPCGDQGQAIEKLTAGVLAGKPHQALLGVTGSGKTFTMANVIERLQKPTLVLVHNKTLAGQLYQEFKQFFPHNAVEYFISYYDYYQPEAYIPQSDTYIAKDASINDAIDQMRHAATTSLLQRNDVLIVSSVSCIYGLGSPEVYHDMLVYLEEGMETRREKILAKLVEIQYARNDVDFHRGTFRARGDVIEIFPASSEAKSVRIELFGDVVDAIHEIDPLTGKSLGKLPKIAIYPNTHYLIAPDRYERAITGIEEELDARVAALKKNGQLLEAQRIEQRTKFDLEMIRAMGYCHGIENYSRHLSGRAPGEPPPTLIDYFPKDFLLIIDESHATVPQIGGMYEGDFSRKRTLVDYGFRLPSAVDNRPLKFVEFERMVKPVIYVSATPGSYELDHAKGEVIEQIIRPTGLMDPLIDVRPAKGQVDNLLAEVRAETARGNRVLVTTLTKRMAEDLTEYYHDLGVKVRYLHADIKTLERAEIIRDLRRGVFDVLVGINLLREGLDLPEVGLVAILDADKEGYLRSHRSLIQTAGRAARHVDGRVIFYGDTVTESMRRAIDETARRRHIQEAYNTANGITPESVKKQIPALDYAVGGANHAQLELAAESPTEYAITGNTEQVIRRLEVEMKAAAKKLEFERAAELRNRIRSLKLKVLEVAQ